The genomic window AATTCTTTAGCCACTGATTCCAATCTTCAAGATACTCTTTTTGATTAATCTCTTTGCTTTTAACTTCAGTGCTAGGACATGGAAATAAACCCGCTTTTTTATTAATATCCTCATTACTTTCTCTTACAGCACGTATATTTCCTACAAGTGCTCTTGTATCACAATGAGTCTGTTCATGCTGAGCTGTACTAGTAGAAGCGATGGGCATGTTAATATTTATATGATTAGGCATGCTATATCCTTTAATAAATTATAATTATTCTTTATTGAAATTAATAATGCATTTATTAATCCAATAAAAAATCAATTATTCATTATAAAATATATATTCCATATAAATATAATCGAATAAGTCAGATTATTATTAATTAATAAAATAAATTAATTTCTGAATTAGAAAAATATAGTAATTATTACTGGATGATAAAAATCAGTTTAATAATTTATATTAATAAATGCTTATGAAGTATATTAAATTAACATCAATATTTAAAAAGGAAATAATAAGGATATTTAAGGTGCGAATAAATAACTATCCAATATATTTTAGTGAACCATTTAATTTTTCAAAGAAAAATATTCTTCCATCACATAAAAATTATGTGGTGGAAGAATGGTAGTAATAATACTGTAATAATATGAAGCATACATAAGTATGATGGTTACACTTCTTCCATCTTGCCAAGCAGGCCACGCAGGCGCTCTTGCCATGTTTGTTGTTCTTGTTTCAATTGTTCATTTTCACGAACTAAAGCTTCTGTACTCGACTTCGTATTCTCAACTTCCTGAGTAAGTGCACTATTTTTATCTTTAAGCTCATCAATTTCCATTTGTAACAAAGTGA from Providencia sneebia DSM 19967 includes these protein-coding regions:
- the zapB gene encoding cell division protein ZapB, coding for MSFEVFEKLESKVQQAIDTITLLQMEIDELKDKNSALTQEVENTKSSTEALVRENEQLKQEQQTWQERLRGLLGKMEEV